The following is a genomic window from Nitrospira sp..
GTCTGTCGATCATCTTCACGAAGCCCTATCGAGTCGGGGAACATGTAGCGCTGTTGGGCGTCCACGGCGACGTCGCGAAGATCGACATCTTCACCACCACCCTCCTGCATCCGGACCGGTCTCGCATCGTCATTCCCAATCGAAAAGTCGTCGGCGAAATTCTCCATAACTTCGGATCCGTGCGGCAACTCGATCTGTCCGTCGGCGTGTCCTATCGAACCGATATCCCGAAGACCCTGCGGATCCTCCGGGAACTTCTGGAGCGACACCCACAGGTCCTGAAAGAACCGGCGCCGGTGATCGGGGTCATGAGTTTTGGGGATTCCGCCGTCATGATTTCCGTTCGTCCCTGGGTGGCCGTCGCTCACGTCGGTTCCGCTCAAGCGGACATCAATCAGGCGATTCTCGAACAGTTCCGGCAAGAGGGTATCGACATCCCCTTTCCTCAGCAGGAAGTGCGCTTGCTGACCCAAACCTGATCGCGGCGACCCGCTTGTCGTACTGGGTACGACAACCTGCCAGACCCCTGTTTCTTGTTGCCGTCTACAAAGAGATGCTATCATTCATCGTTTTTCAAGCTTACCCCACTTGGTCGAGGGAGATTGGTCATGAGCAGCTCCGCGAACCTCAGTCACGGTCAACAGGCCGGAGACAGCCTTGCCGAACAGGTCGCCGAGGCATCTGCCATCGAAAGTTCTTCCGAGGGAAAGAACCTCGACAAGATCCGCGACATCCTCTTTGGCGCTCAAGTACGCGACCACGAGCGACGATTCACCAAACTCGAAGCGCAACTGTTGGCGGAAGCCGTCCAATTACGGAACGATCTCAAGCAACGGTTTGACCAGCTGGAGCAACACATTCGGAAAGAAGTCGAGACTCTGACCGCCCATCTGACCAACGAGCGGCACACTCGCGCTGCGAGCGTCGACCGGATGACCAAGGAGTTGGAATCGCTGGCAGGGGTCCTCCAGTCCAGCACCGCTGCGTTGCAAGACCAGAGCGAGCAGGCCCATCGAAACCTTCGAAACGACCTGCAGTCGGAAGCGACCGCGCTCCGGGAAGACTTCGGTCACAAACATACGGAACTGTCTGCGGCCGTCGAAACGGCCGTTCAGCGTCTGTCCGCTCAAAAAACCGACCGAGCCTCCCTCGCCGCGTTGTTTCAGGAACTCTCGCAGAGGCTCTCGGATGACCATTCCGC
Proteins encoded in this region:
- a CDS encoding Potassium efflux system KefA protein / Small-conductance mechanosensitive channel; translated protein: MSLANLVTQYIVQYGFRIMGAAVVFIVALFAAKSVGRLFERWLNQQDLEPPLRLLFLRLLKTLVVILGLLIALDQLGLQIAPLIAGLGVAGLGVGLALQGVLSNVVAGLSIIFTKPYRVGEHVALLGVHGDVAKIDIFTTTLLHPDRSRIVIPNRKVVGEILHNFGSVRQLDLSVGVSYRTDIPKTLRILRELLERHPQVLKEPAPVIGVMSFGDSAVMISVRPWVAVAHVGSAQADINQAILEQFRQEGIDIPFPQQEVRLLTQT